Genomic segment of Deinococcota bacterium:
CGGCGCAAGCTGGCCGATGTCGCCCTGATCGTCCCCTCGGACTACATCCCCCGCATCCAAGAGGTGCAGGCCTCGCTCTATCACGTGCTGCGCCAAGCGTTAGAGGAGACGCCTCGTGGCGGAGCTTGACCTGTACGGGACCTCGAGCTGCCCCTACACCGCCGAACTGCGCGAGGAGCTCGAGTGGCGAGGCGTTGCCTTTAGCTACTACGACGTCGAAGAGGACAAAGAGGCGCTCAAGCGGATGCTCGAGCTTACCGGCAACGGGCGCACCGTGCCGGTTTTGGCCCTAGGCCACAAGGTCAAGCAGATAGGATATCAGGGCCGTGGCTGCATCGTTGACGCCTCCTAGACCAAGTCAATGCCTAAACCAAGTCGATGCCAAACCGCTTCAACGCCCACACATAAACGACAAAGAGGACGCCTGTAGAGACGAGAGCCGAAACGAGCACGACGGGAAAGCCAAGGCCCCGCTTTAGCAGGTAAGGAATAAGCAAAAACATCGGCAGCGTGGGCAGCACATACCAGAAGGTGTAGTAAGCGTGATTGGCAATTTTGTCATCCCCCTGCCGCTCTACGAAAAGCCAAATCATCGCCAAGGTGGTGACCCACGGCAAGGCACCCAGAACCGCGCCCGCCCGGTCGCTCCGCTTGGCGACTTCGGAGATGGCGACGACGAGGCCGGCGGAAATGAGATACTTGAGCCAAACTGGCATAAGATGAGTTTAACCCATGACCTTTGCCCATCACATTTTTATCCGGGGCGTCGTTCAGGGGTTGGCTTCCGACCCTTCGTCTACCGGCCGGCGCATGAACGCGGGCTGACGGGCTGGGTCTTGAACGCTGCACTTCAGCCACCCACCAGGAGGAAAGGGCTTGACAAGATCCTGTCTCCACCGCGCCACTAGTTCAGTGGTGATCTCCCTCTGCGACAGCAAGTCGGTGAAGCCGGCATTCC
This window contains:
- a CDS encoding DUF3147 family protein, encoding MPVWLKYLISAGLVVAISEVAKRSDRAGAVLGALPWVTTLAMIWLFVERQGDDKIANHAYYTFWYVLPTLPMFLLIPYLLKRGLGFPVVLVSALVSTGVLFVVYVWALKRFGIDLV
- a CDS encoding glutathione S-transferase N-terminal domain-containing protein — translated: MAELDLYGTSSCPYTAELREELEWRGVAFSYYDVEEDKEALKRMLELTGNGRTVPVLALGHKVKQIGYQGRGCIVDAS